A genomic segment from Salvia splendens isolate huo1 chromosome 13, SspV2, whole genome shotgun sequence encodes:
- the LOC121761238 gene encoding lignin-forming anionic peroxidase-like, with translation MKISSNHYYYYYYYYFATLAILLIVPSDAQLSSAFYDSTCPDALSTIRTSIRQAVTDEQRMAASLVRLHFHDCFVQGCDASILLEDGSGERAALQNSVRGFEVVEAAKQAVEAICPGVVSCADVLAVAARDATVAVGGLSWTVNLGRRDSPAAATRALAESDLPRFTDTLPVLISNFANKNLNERDLVALSGSHTIGQARCVTFRDRIYGNESIDPDFAITRRRNCPESDGNGNLAPLDEVTPNNFDNNYFRNLQSLRGLLESDQVLFSEESTRSIVLEYIDNPDRFLSDFAAAMVKMGDIEPLTGGAGLIRRTCASNN, from the exons ATGAAGATTTCATccaatcattattattattattattattattattttgcaaCACTTGCTATACTCTTGATCGTGCCATCCGATGCACAACTATCTTCGGCGTTCTACGACAGTACATGCCCCGATGCGCTGAGTACAATCCGGACCTCCATCAGGCAGGCCGTGACAGACGAGCAGAGGATGGCTGCCTCCCTTGTTCGCCTCCACTTCCACGATTGCTTCGTTCAG GGGTGTGATGCATCAATCCTCTTGGAAGATGGCAGCGGAGAAAGAGCTGCATTGCAAAATTCTGTAAGAGGGTTCGAAGTGGTGGAAGCTGCGAAGCAGGCGGTGGAGGCGATATGCCCCGGTGTGGTGTCGTGCGCGGACGTGCTGGCAGTGGCGGCACGTGATGCAACGGTGGCGGTTGGAGGGCTGTCGTGGACAGTGAATCTAGGGAGGAGGGATTCCCCCGCCGCTGCCACCAGAGCGCTTGCTGAAAGCGACCTTCCTAGGTTCACCGATACTCTCCCAGTCCTCATATCCAACTTTGCAAACAAAAACTTAAACGAAAGGGATTTGGTTGCTTTGTCAG GGTCTCATACGATTGGGCAAGCACGATGCGTGACTTTCCGGGACCGGATCTACGGCAATGAGAGCATCGACCCGGACTTCGCGATCACGCGGCGGCGCAACTGCCCTGAAAGCGACGGAAACGGCAATCTGGCGCCTTTGGATGAAGTGACTCCGAACAACTTCGACAATAATTACTTTAGGAATCTGCAGAGTTTGAGAGGTCTGCTGGAATCGGATCAAGTTCTTTTCAGCGAAGAATCGACTAGGAGCATTGTGCTGGAATACATCGACAATCCTGACAGATTCTTGTCGGATTTTGCCGCCGCCATGGTTAAAATGGGAGATATTGAACCATTAACTGGTGGAGCTGGGTTAATTAGAAGGACATGTGCTTCCAACAATTGA
- the LOC121760418 gene encoding uncharacterized protein LOC121760418: MGHQEYSSEFKNQVVQFIIGRCVGGVPPRGTLKEAQLKFTISRQTCTRWWNAVKKQQQRGTSVQLVQPLECGSGFRLFKNNRKDGLIIPHTSANKLLRLRFTVESLEFDRILNKIRFMNMHNTIHIDEKWFYMTKGTQRFYLAPGEQEPHRTCKNKKFISKIMFMCAVCRPLFGVHGEVLFDGKIGIFPFTKQVAAKRSSKNRQAGTMEKKPIESITTNVVRECLINKILPAIIAKWPDGATKVLKIQQDNARPHIKDNDSAFREVAQQSGFSISIVQQPPNSPDTNVNDLGWFRAIQSLQTQTACNNVDDLVNAVEKSFHELQPETLDNVFLSLQGCYMEIMKVHGQNRYKLPHMGKAHLRRTNQLPLNLEVPVELVMEAVAYLRDQGSNHGLESISQALGL, from the exons ATGGGGCACCAAGAGTATTCCTCAGAATTCAAGAACCAAGTGGTCCAATTCATCATCGGAAGGTGTGTGGGCGGTGTACCTCCTCGTGGCACACTTAAGGAAGCACAACTGAAGTTTACAATCTCCCGGCAAACCTGTACAAGGTGGTGGAATGCTGTAAAGAAACAGCAACAACGAGGAACATCAGTTCAACTG GTGCAACCTCTTGAGTGTGGCAGTGGGTTTAGGTTGTTCAAAAACAACCGTAAGGATGGCCTGATTATACCACACACATCAGCAAACAAGTTGTTACGGCTGAGATTCACAGTTGAATCATTAGAATTTGACAGAATCCTCAACAAAATCAGATTCATGAATATGCACAACACTATACATATTGATGAAAAATGGTTCTACATGACAAAAGGAACTCAGAGATTCTATCTTGCTCCAGGAGAGCAAGAACCGCATAGAACATGTAAAAATAAGAAGTTCATATCCAAAATAATGTTCATGTGTGCAGTTTGTAGACCATTGTTTGGTGTTCATGGTGAAGTGTTGTTTGATGGAAAAATTGGAATTTTTCCCTTTACCAaacaagttgcagccaagaggtCAAGTAAAAACAGGCAGGCAGGCACTATGGAGAAAAAACCCATAGAGAGTATCACAACAAATGTGGTGAGGGAATGCTTGATCAATAAG ATATTACCTGCCATCATAGCCAAGTGGCCAGATGGGGCAACTAAAGTTCTCAAGATACAACAAGATAACGCGAGACCACACATCAAAGACAATGACTCAGCTTTCAGAGAAGTTGCACAACAAAGTGGGTTCTCAATCTCAATTGTGCAACAACCACCTAACTCACCTGACACCAATGTGAATGACTTGGGTTGGTTCAGAGCAATACAGTCACTACAAACTCAGACTGCATGCAATAATGTGGATGACTTAGTGAATGCAGTTGAGAAATCATTCCATGAATTACAACCAGAGACTTTGGATAATGTTTTCCTAAGTCTTCAAGGCTGTTACATGGAAATTATGAAAGTCCATGGTCAGAACAGATACAAGCTGCCCCACATGGGGAAAGCACATTTAAGGAGGACAAATCAGCTTCCACTGAATCTAGAAGTTCCAGTGGAACTGGTTATGGAAGCAGTAGCTTATCTGAGAGACCAGGGGAGCAATCATGGATTGGAGTCAATATCCCAAGCCTTAGGATTATGA